From one Sphingomonas sp. BT-65 genomic stretch:
- a CDS encoding efflux RND transporter periplasmic adaptor subunit has protein sequence MTDTATLLQFARARRKPALLVGGVGLLALAALAYSGTGQTQQQPAAQPPVPVRTVAAERRDVRHEIEAVGTVESLQNVVVRSQVDGILTRLHFAEGDLVRRGQLLATIDDRPQRAALEAAQAQLARDSAQLRAAELDLARYQSLVARNAISQQLVDQQRAQADQLRATVRLDSANVDTARVNLSYTRIVSPVSGRVGIRRVDAGNLVRTSDADGIVSVAQVNPISIVFPVPQSRLADLRTSARDAQGAVVEAYDSDGGALLGTGRITAFDNAFDTRTGTGRVRAQFANGAERLAPGAFVAVRMRTGLTPGAVVLPAVAVRPGVEGHFVYRVTNGTVKRVPVTLGYTNDEVAVVARGIAPGNVIVRDGFSRLRDGAKVTIADTGAGTGTAGAGQ, from the coding sequence ATGACCGATACCGCAACGCTGCTCCAGTTCGCCCGCGCTCGACGCAAGCCGGCCCTTCTTGTCGGAGGTGTGGGCCTGCTCGCCCTGGCCGCGCTCGCCTATTCGGGCACCGGCCAGACCCAGCAGCAGCCCGCGGCGCAACCGCCCGTGCCCGTCCGCACCGTCGCCGCCGAACGGCGCGACGTGCGGCACGAAATCGAGGCGGTCGGCACCGTTGAATCGCTCCAGAATGTCGTGGTCCGCTCGCAGGTCGACGGCATCCTCACGCGACTGCATTTCGCCGAGGGCGACCTCGTCCGCCGCGGCCAGCTCCTCGCCACGATCGACGACCGCCCGCAGCGCGCCGCGCTCGAAGCGGCACAGGCGCAGCTCGCGCGTGACTCGGCGCAGTTGCGTGCCGCCGAGCTCGACCTGGCGCGTTACCAGAGCCTCGTCGCGCGCAACGCGATCTCGCAGCAGTTGGTCGACCAGCAGCGCGCGCAGGCCGATCAGCTGCGCGCGACCGTCCGCCTCGACAGCGCCAATGTCGACACCGCGCGCGTCAATCTCTCCTATACCCGCATCGTCTCGCCAGTGAGCGGCCGCGTCGGCATCCGGCGGGTCGACGCCGGCAACCTTGTCCGCACCAGCGATGCCGACGGCATCGTCTCGGTCGCGCAAGTCAATCCGATCTCGATCGTCTTCCCGGTCCCGCAATCGCGGCTCGCCGATCTGCGGACGAGCGCGCGCGATGCGCAGGGCGCAGTGGTCGAGGCCTATGACAGTGATGGCGGCGCGCTGCTCGGCACCGGCCGCATCACCGCCTTCGACAACGCGTTCGACACGCGCACCGGCACCGGACGCGTGCGCGCGCAATTCGCGAACGGCGCCGAGCGGCTCGCGCCCGGCGCGTTCGTCGCGGTGCGGATGCGCACCGGCCTGACCCCCGGCGCAGTGGTGCTGCCCGCAGTCGCCGTCCGCCCCGGCGTCGAGGGGCATTTCGTCTATCGGGTGACCAACGGCACGGTGAAGCGAGTCCCCGTCACCCTCGGCTACACCAATGACGAGGTCGCCGTGGTTGCGCGCGGCATCGCGCCCGGCAACGTCATCGTGCGCGACGGCTTCTCGCGGCTGCGCGACGGGGCGAAGGTCACCATTGCAGATACTGGCGCAGGCACTGGCACGGCGGGGGCCGGCCAATGA